The Urocitellus parryii isolate mUroPar1 chromosome 6, mUroPar1.hap1, whole genome shotgun sequence genome includes a window with the following:
- the Islr2 gene encoding immunoglobulin superfamily containing leucine-rich repeat protein 2, whose protein sequence is MMAPLRALWLAWALVGVAAACPEPCACVDKYAHQFADCAYKELREVPEGLPANVTTLSLSANKITVLRRGAFANVTQVTSLWLAHNEVRTVEQGALAVLSQLKNLDLSHNLISSFPWSDLRNLSALQLLKMNHNRLGSLPREALGALPDLRSLRINNNRLRTLEPGTFDALSALSHLQLYHNPFHCGCGLVWLQAWAASTRVSLPEPDSIACASPPALQGVPVHRLPALPCAPPSVRLSAEPQSEEPGIPLRPGTVFLLHCIAEGHPTPRLQWQLQIPGGTVVLEPPVLSREDDGDLAEEGQGEGDVDTPTQTEAPTSVPAPAWPAPPATPRFLALANGSLLVPVLSAKEAGIYTCRAHNELGVNSTSVRVAVAAAGPPKHAPGVGGESDGQGPTSERKSTNKGRGNSVLPSKPEGKTKGQGLARVSVPGETEAQLEEEIGEGEEAEDQIPVDPAEEQHCGHGDPSRYVSNHAFNQSSELKPHVFELGVIALDVSEREARVQLTPLAARWGPGPGGAAGAGRPGRRPLRLLYLCPAGGGAAVQWSRVEEGVNAYWFRGLRPGTNYSVCLALAGEACHVQVVFATKKELPSLLVIVAVSVFLLVLATVPLLGAACCHLLAKHPGKPYRLILRPQVPDPMEKRIAADFDPRASYLESEKSYPAGGEAGGEEPEEAPGESLDEDAEQGDPSGDLQREESLAACSLVESQSKANQEEFEAGSEYSDRLPLGAEAVNIAQEINGNYRQTAG, encoded by the coding sequence ATGATGGCGCCCCTTCGAGCCCTTTGGTTGGCCTGGGCACTCGTAGGAGTGGCTGCAGCGTGCCCAGAGCCATGTGCCTGTGTAGACAAGTACGCTCATCAGTTTGCTGACTGTGCCTACAAAGAGCTGCGCGAGGTCCCTGAAGGACTGCCAGCCAATGTGACCACGCTTAGTCTCTCGGCCAACAAGATCACTGTGCTAAGGCGCGGGGCCTTCGCCAACGTCACGCAAGTCACATCGCTGTGGCTGGCGCACAATGAGGTGCGCACTGTGGAGCAGGGTGCACTGGCTGTGCTGAGCCAGCTCAAGAACCTCgacctgagccacaacctcatatCCAGCTTCCCTTGGAGCGACCTGCGAAACCTGAGCGCGCTGCAACTGCTCAAAATGAACCACAATCGCTTGGGTTCTCTGCCCCGGGAAGCCCTCGGCGCACTGCCGGACCTGCGGTCTCTGCGCATAAACAACAACCGGCTGCGTACTCTGGAACCTGGCACCTTCGACGCACTAAGCGCTCTGTCACACCTGCAACTGTATCACAATCCCTTTCACTGTGGCTGCGGCCTCGTGTGGCTGCAAGCCTGGGCCGCGAGCACTCGGGTCTCCTTGCCCGAGCCTGACTCCATTGCGTGTGCCTCGCCTCCGGCGCTGCAGGGGGTGCCGGTGCACCGCCTGCCCGCCCTGCCTTGCGCACCACCTAGCGTGCGTCTTAGTGCAGAGCCGCAGTCTGAGGAGCCTGGCATCCCGCTGCGCCCTGGCACAGTGTTCCTGTTGCACTGCATAGCTGAAGGCCACCCCACGCCCCGCCTGCAATGGCAACTTCAGATCCCAGGTGGCACAGTTGTCTTAGAGCCGCCCGTTCTGAGCAGGGAGGACGACGGGGACTTGGCAGAGGAAGGGCAAGGGGAAGGAGATGTGGACACGCCGACGCAGACCGAGGCTCCAACCTCAGTACCGGCACCCGCATGGCCAGCGCCCCCAGCCACCCCGCGCTTCCTGGCCCTAGCAAACGGCTCCCTGTTGGTGCCTGTCTTGAGTGCCAAGGAGGCAGGCATCTACACATGCCGTGCACACAATGAGCTGGGTGTCAACTCGACATCAGTACGTGTGGCAGTAGCTGCAGCAGGGCCCCCTAAGCACGCTCCCGGCGTGGGGGGAGAATCTGATGGGCAAGGCCCGACCTCCGAGCGCAAGTCCACAAACAAAGGCCGGGGAAACAGCGTCCTGCCCTCCAAGCCTGAGggcaaaaccaaaggccaaggcCTGGCTCGGGTCAGCGTCCCGGGTGAGACAGAGGCACAGCTGGAGGAGGAGATTGGTGAAGGAGAGGAAGCGGAAGACCAGATTCCTGTGGACCCGGCAGAGGAGCAGCACTGCGGCCACGGGGACCCCTCTCGGTACGTGTCTAACCACGCCTTCAATCAAAGCTCAGAACTCAAACCGCACGTCTTCGAGCTGGGCGTCATCGCACTGGATGTGTCGGAGCGTGAGGCGCGGGTGCAGCTGACGCCGCTGGCGGCGCGCTGGGGTCCTGGACCCGGCGGGGCTGCGGGAGCCGGGCGGCCTGGGCGGAGGCCCCTGCGCCTGCTCTATCTGTGTCCAGCTGGGGGCGGCGCGGCAGTGCAGTGGTCCCGCGTGGAGGAAGGCGTTAATGCTTACTGGTTCCGCGGCCTGAGGCCTGGCACCAACTACTCAGTGTGCCTGGCACTGGCAGGGGAGGCCTGCCATGTGCAAGTGGTGTTCGCCACCAAAAAGGAGCTGCCCTCGCTGCTCGTCATCGTGGCGGTGAGTGTATTCCTCCTGGTGCTGGCCACCGTGCCTCTGCTGGGCGCCGCCTGCTGCCATCTGCTGGCCAAACACCCCGGCAAGCCCTACCGTCTAATCTTGAGGCCACAGGTCCCTGACCCTATGGAGAAGCGCATCGCTGCGGACTTCGACCCGCGGGCCTCCTACCTTGAGTCCGAGAAAAGCTACCCAGCAGGCGGCGAGGCGGGTGGTGAGGAGCCTGAGGAGGCGCCGGGGGAGAGCCTTGATGAAGACGCGGAGCAGGGAGACCCAAGTGGGGACCTGCAGAGGGAGGAGAGCCTGGCGGCATGCTCACTGGTGGAGTCCCAGTCCAAAGCCAACCAAGAGGAGTTCGAGGCGGGCTCTGAGTACAGTGATCGGCTGCCGCTGGGTGCGGAGGCAGTCAACATCGCCCAGGAGATTAACGGCAACTACAGGCAGACGGCGGGCTGA